One Algoriphagus sp. Y33 genomic window, AACTGGCAAACGACTATCAGCTACTCGCTTCCGCTCCTGCTGCCCAACTTCATCTTGATCCTGACAAAAAAATCTTGGCGTATGAAAGAGCGGGATTGGTTTTCGTGTTCTCCTTCCATCCCACTGAGTCGTTTTTTGGATTGCCCATCCATGTGGGAAAAGCAGGGGAATACAGTATCCTGTTGGATTCCGATCAGAAAGAATTCAGCGGCTTCGAGCGTCTGGACCAAACAGTGAATTATTTTACGGATGAGCATCAGTGTATGCAATTATACCTACCCAACCGTACTGTCTTAGTATTGGAAAGAATCTAACTCTCATTTCCTATATATTTACAAAAATCACAGGCTTTCAAGCTACAGAAGCTCAAACCGCTGTTACACCTTGTGCCTTACCTGTATGAAGGAAGCACACCTTCATAAAGTTAACTACAACCTATTATTCGATTGAATTTCAATAAACTCATATAGTCTTGAACCGAGCTAGCCACGTGTCTTATATCCCAGTTTGAAAAGTCCAAACTCATGAATTTCTCTCAAAAGCCAGTCGATATATAAAATCCTAAGATGGTCAAGTCTACTATTTCAAGTTCCCCTTTTTCATTTCACTTACAGCATAATTTACCGCTCTAGCCGTCAAAGCCATGTATGTAATAGAAGGGTTTTGAGTACCGGTAGAGGTCATACAAGCTCCGTCAGTTACAAAGACATTGGGCGCTGCATGCAACTGATTGAATCCATTAAGCAGGGAAGACTTGGGATCTCTGCCCATTCTCACTCCGCCCATCTCATGAATATCGAGGCCTGGAGCTTGTTTGGAATCCCCTCTACGGATATTTACACAACCGGCTTTAGACAGCATTTCTTCCCCCTGTTCGTGAAAATCCTTTAGGATTTTCTCATCATTCTCATCATAGCTCACGTCGATTTGAAGCAAAGGAATTCCCCACTCATCTTTACGGTCAGGGCTCAATGTCACACGGTTGGTTTCTTTGGGAATAGTCTCCCCCTGCATCATCATATATACAGACCATGGTCCCGGGGTTGAATTTTTCTCCTTAAACCCTGCTCCAAAAGGCATATCCGGTGAATGACCAAAACCTGCCCTGCCCGCGGAATAAAAAGTCATATACCCGCGCATAAAATCCATTTCCTGCTTTTTTACATTTCGGAAATTGGGCATCATCACTGCGGTAGGCCTTCTACCGTAATAATATTTGTCTTCAAAGCCCTCATAATTTGCATTGACTACCCCACGGTAATTATGAAATGCTATATACTTTCCCAAGACACCAGAATCATTTCCAAGTCCATCAGGAAATCGATTTGAAGTACTGTTCAGTAAAATCAAATTAGAGTTCAAGGCCGCAGCATTGATGAAGATTACCGGCGCAAAGTACTCGCTCGTCTCTTTTGAGACCCTATCTACTATTTGTACACCGGTCACCTTCTCCTTAGTCTCATCATAAATCAAGGAGTGTACCACCGAATCCGGTCTTAAAGTCAGATTTCCTGTCTTTGCCGCAGCGGGTAAAGTAGAAGAATTCGAACTGAAATATGCGCCAAACGGACACCCGCGATAGCATTGGTGACGTGCCATGCATTGTCCACGGCCCTGATCCAAATGCACTTTTTTCGGAGAAGTCAAATGTGCGCAGCGCCCAATAATCACATCACGATCATCATAAGCAGCTTTAATCCGCTTTTGGATAGCCTCCTCCACACAGTTCATCTCCCAGGCTTTCAAAAACTCTCCATCAGGTAACGTTTCCAAACCTTCATAGCTGCCACTTACTCCCACAAAACGCTCAACATGGCTATACCATGGAGCTATGTCTTCGTATCTAATAGGCCAATCAACAGCAAAACCATCCCTGTCTGGTCCTTCGAAATCATACTTGCTCCAGCGCTGAGTCTGTCTGGCCCAGATCAAAGATTTACCGCCTACCTGATATCCCCTAACCCAGTCAAATGGCTTCTCCTGAACATACGGATGCTCCGAATCCTTGACAAAGAAATGCCGGGTATCTTCCTTGTAAGCATAGCATTTATTGACTACAGGATTCTCAAGTTTATCAGCCCTTGGAATTTGATTTCTATGCTCCATCTCCCAAGGTGCTGAAGTCATGGTAGGATAATCTTTCAAATGCTGCACATCACGACCTCTTTCCAACACCAAAGTTTTCATTCCTTTCTCGCAAAGCTCTTTGGCAGCCCATCCTCCGCTGATTCCGGAGCCTATTACTATAGCATCAAATCGATTTGATTTCATAAGCTGAATCTATTCATTAAACACGCTTAAATAAAAAACAAACTTAAATATTATCCAATTTGTATACTTCGGTCTGCATGAATAACTTAGTTTCCAATAGTGTCCCGCTAAACCATCATCCTATGAATACCAACGTTGATTTGTATTTCACAGAAGGCTGCGGACGCTGTCCCCTAGGCGGCACTTCTGATTGTAAAGTCAATTTTTGGACAAAAGAATTGCACCTTCTCAGAAAGATCATTCTTGATTGTGGGCTTGTGGAAGAATCAAAATGGGGAGTGCCTTGCTACACATTTCGGAAAAAAAACGTTCTGGTATTGGCTGCAATGAAGGAGTATTGTACTGTCAGTTTTTTTAAAGGAGCATTGTTACAGGATGTCCACAATATCCTGAGCAAGCCCGGCGACAATACGCAGGCAGCACGTCTGATCAAGTTCACTACTAGTACAGATATAACACTGTTGAAAACCATCCTGAAGTCCCATATTTACGAAGCAATTGAAGTAGAAAAAGCCGGCCTGAAAGTAGAATTCATTAAAAATCCAGAGCCTATTCCCGAAGAGCTCCAAGCAAAGTTAGACGAAAACCACAGTTTCAAAAAAGCTTTTGAGGCCTTGACTCCAGGAAGACAAAGAGGATACATTCTGTATTTTACCGCTCCCAAGCAAACCCAAACCCGTGTAACAAGGATTGAAAAGTGCACTCCAAAAATCCTAGAAGGTAAAGGATTGAATGACCGCTAGTAAGCATGCGTCTCCGGATTCTCAATTTCTATTGCAGACAGCTGAGCGTTATTGGTTTAATCCAGCTGAAAAAGAATTTTATGATCAAATTTTTTAAGTCCTCATATTGAGGAAAATTGCTCTCAATTAGTTTGTTAGATTTTTTCTTTTGGCAAATAAAAACAGCAACAAAACCGCTTCTCATTGCATCAAAAAGGCTTTTTTGCCAGTTGATCACATTCGTCTCCCATGGTATAAAATTTGGATAATCTATAATAACCTCAAGATTAGGAATCATGAAATCGAGCCTGTCGAAGGCGAGACCGAGAGAGATGATTAACCGGCTTGCGGGATTCTCCCGATCCGCCGCATCGGACGGGACTGGTTATTTCTATAAAACCTCAATTATAAACACATGAAAACGAACAGTGAAATTTTAGATAAAGAAAATCTTACCAGAATAATAGGCGAATACCCAAGGGAACCAAGCAACCAAACTTCAGGTCCTTATTTATTGGTAAGTGGAGGAATACATGGAAATGAAACAAGCGGTGTGCTTGCAATACAGCGGGTATTCCGAAAACTTCAAGAGGACAAGCCTTCATTGAAAGGCAAAATAGTTGGCATCGCGGGAAATATCGTTGCTTTGAAAAAAGGAGTACGTCTGATCGACAAAGATCTTAACAGAGTCTGTACATTGGCAAATGAAGAACGGTTGAAAGCACAGCAATCATTGGATTTCCACGAAGCTTCAGAGTTTAACGAATTAATAAAAATCGTGGAAAAACTGGAAAATGAAGAATTCAATTCCGCCTTTCATTTTATGGACTTGCATACCACATCTTCTACTACTGCACCGTATATCAGTGTGAATTTACGCGAAAGGAGTTTCGATTTTGCTAAACAGATGCCATTGCCCGTAGTGAAGGGAATAGAAAAATATATCCCGGGGCACTTCGATCACTACCAGACCCTCAAGGGTCACACCGGCTTCACCATGGAGGCGGGACAGCATGACGATCCCAAATCGGTAGACTATCACGAAGCTGCGATCTGGATAATTTTGGTGAACACCGGAATGCTGGAAAAATCAGCTATTCCATATGACAACTACTATAAAATGCTGGAAAATGCCTCTCCGACTAATGATAATTTCGAGGTGATTTATAGACAAGAAATTGGTGAAGACCATTATTTCAGAATGGATCCGGGCTATGCTAATTTCACTAAAATCAATCAAGGCCAGCGTTTGGCCACATTGGATGGGGAAACGATTGTATCCCGTTCTAAGGGAAGGGTATTCTTGCCTTTATACCAAAACCAAGGCTCTGACGGTTTTTTTATAGTGAAGCAGGCATAAAAAAACATCCTAAATCCAATCCAAATTCCTTCCCTAAGACCAAGTCAGTAAGCTTTCGACATCACGATTAAGAAAGGGAAAAACCTCCATTGGCTTTTCCCTTTTTGATTTCTGCGGCCTTTAGCTTACAAATTCAATGTGGCCAAAAAAGCATTGGGAAGTGCTCCGTCATAGTGCTTTTGATAAGCTACTTTCCGCTCCAGCGCATCGATTATCGCTGATCCAAAATCCACCCCTTCAAGGTCGTGCATCGCATTGATTGCTCCTGGACTATCCAGGTTCAACTCCATGATTTTATCCCCTACTATATCTATACCGGCCAGAAACATCCCATCCCTGATCAGTTTTGGCCCAACTATCTCACACAGTCTCCTTATATCCTCGGTTATTTCAGCGTGAACTGCCGCTCCTCCCGTATGTAGATTACTCCGGATATCATTGCTATTGACCCGGTTTACTGCAGCATATTTTCCTTTTACTTCAAGGATTTTTCCATTCATCATGATCACCCGAATATCACCGTTTTTGGCAGCAGGAAGGTATTCCTGTGCGATTACAAACCCATATCGATTGATAGTTTCTACCATTTGATTGAGGTTTTTGTCATTATCTACCAAAAAAACATCTTTACCTCCAGAACCTTGAAGTGGCTTCAGTATGATCTTATTTTTCTCTTTTTTGTAAAACTCCTTGATCTCATCCACATCACGGCTGATGATGGTGCGGGGACGTACGCTCTCCGGAAAATGCTGAAAATACATTTTGTTGAAAGAAGACATCAGTGAATACGGATCATTCACTACAAG contains:
- a CDS encoding GMC oxidoreductase, whose protein sequence is MKSNRFDAIVIGSGISGGWAAKELCEKGMKTLVLERGRDVQHLKDYPTMTSAPWEMEHRNQIPRADKLENPVVNKCYAYKEDTRHFFVKDSEHPYVQEKPFDWVRGYQVGGKSLIWARQTQRWSKYDFEGPDRDGFAVDWPIRYEDIAPWYSHVERFVGVSGSYEGLETLPDGEFLKAWEMNCVEEAIQKRIKAAYDDRDVIIGRCAHLTSPKKVHLDQGRGQCMARHQCYRGCPFGAYFSSNSSTLPAAAKTGNLTLRPDSVVHSLIYDETKEKVTGVQIVDRVSKETSEYFAPVIFINAAALNSNLILLNSTSNRFPDGLGNDSGVLGKYIAFHNYRGVVNANYEGFEDKYYYGRRPTAVMMPNFRNVKKQEMDFMRGYMTFYSAGRAGFGHSPDMPFGAGFKEKNSTPGPWSVYMMMQGETIPKETNRVTLSPDRKDEWGIPLLQIDVSYDENDEKILKDFHEQGEEMLSKAGCVNIRRGDSKQAPGLDIHEMGGVRMGRDPKSSLLNGFNQLHAAPNVFVTDGACMTSTGTQNPSITYMALTARAVNYAVSEMKKGNLK
- a CDS encoding YdeI family protein, which encodes MNTNVDLYFTEGCGRCPLGGTSDCKVNFWTKELHLLRKIILDCGLVEESKWGVPCYTFRKKNVLVLAAMKEYCTVSFFKGALLQDVHNILSKPGDNTQAARLIKFTTSTDITLLKTILKSHIYEAIEVEKAGLKVEFIKNPEPIPEELQAKLDENHSFKKAFEALTPGRQRGYILYFTAPKQTQTRVTRIEKCTPKILEGKGLNDR
- a CDS encoding succinylglutamate desuccinylase/aspartoacylase family protein, which produces MKTNSEILDKENLTRIIGEYPREPSNQTSGPYLLVSGGIHGNETSGVLAIQRVFRKLQEDKPSLKGKIVGIAGNIVALKKGVRLIDKDLNRVCTLANEERLKAQQSLDFHEASEFNELIKIVEKLENEEFNSAFHFMDLHTTSSTTAPYISVNLRERSFDFAKQMPLPVVKGIEKYIPGHFDHYQTLKGHTGFTMEAGQHDDPKSVDYHEAAIWIILVNTGMLEKSAIPYDNYYKMLENASPTNDNFEVIYRQEIGEDHYFRMDPGYANFTKINQGQRLATLDGETIVSRSKGRVFLPLYQNQGSDGFFIVKQA
- a CDS encoding glutathione synthetase: MKIGFVVNQLETETGEYSTTLLSSAAIRREHEVYIISVGELCYLEDGKMGAIAVKAPSTKFRSLEKYIEALHSPSSEKIHISSDDLDVLFLRNNPCEEFGERAWAQTAGMVFGQVAVANGVLVVNDPYSLMSSFNKMYFQHFPESVRPRTIISRDVDEIKEFYKKEKNKIILKPLQGSGGKDVFLVDNDKNLNQMVETINRYGFVIAQEYLPAAKNGDIRVIMMNGKILEVKGKYAAVNRVNSNDIRSNLHTGGAAVHAEITEDIRRLCEIVGPKLIRDGMFLAGIDIVGDKIMELNLDSPGAINAMHDLEGVDFGSAIIDALERKVAYQKHYDGALPNAFLATLNL